One Salmo salar chromosome ssa01, Ssal_v3.1, whole genome shotgun sequence DNA window includes the following coding sequences:
- the zmpste24 gene encoding CAAX prenyl protease 1 homolog, giving the protein METILNLPIENKIFYAVLVFSWTVYLWEAYLAYRQRRIYRLTMHVPQELGKIMDTDTFEKSRLYQLDKSNFSFWSGLYSETEGTLILLFGGIPFVWKVAGTVTARFGLGPEYEIFQSLSFLILATLFSAFTGLPWSIYNTFVIEEKHGFNQQTLGFFLKDAVKKFIVTQCILLPVTSLLLYIIKIGGDFFFIYAWLFTLGVSLVLVTIYADYIAPLFDKFTPLPEGELKEEIESMSKSISFPLTKVYVVEGSKRSSHSNAYFYGFFKNKRIVLFDTLLEDYSPLNKDGEPETDTPTEDKSKLKNKKQGCNNPEVLAVLGHELGHWKLGHTVKNIVISQMNSFLCFFLFAVLIGRKELFVAFGFYNSQPTLIGLMIIFQFIFSPYNEVLSFCLTVLSRRFEFQADSFARGMGRASELYSALIKLNKDNLGFPVADWLFSMWHYSHPPLLERLRALGSTKQD; this is encoded by the exons ATGGAAACGATACTTAACCTACCAAtcgaaaataaaatattttatgcTGTTCTGGTGTTCTCATGGACGGTGTATCTATGGGAGGCCTACCTTGCCTACAGACAG CGGAGAATATACAGGTTGACCATGCACGTACCACAAGAGTTGGGAAAGATCATGGACACAGATACCTTTGAGAAGTCACGCCTTTATCAACTAGACAAGAGCAACTTCAGTTTCTGGTCTGGACTGTATTCAGAAACAGAGGGGACG CTGATCCTGCTATTTGGCGGAATCCCTTTTGTTTGGAAAGTTGCTGGGACAGTGACTGCTCGTTTTGGATTGGGTCCAGAgtatgag ATTTTCCAGTCTCTTTCGTTTCTGATACTAGCAACCCTGTTCAGTGCATTCACTGGCCTTCCCTGGAGTATCTACAACACCTTTGTTATTGAGGAGAAGCATGGCTTCAATCAGCAG ACGCTGGGGTTCTTCCTAAAGGATGCTGTAAAGAAGTTTATTGTGACCCAGTGTATCTTGTTGCCTGTGACCTCACTGCTCCTCTACATCATCAAGATTGGTGGAGACTTCTTCTTCATCTACGCCTGGCTCTTCACACTGGGTGTCTCACTT GTTCTGGTGACCATCTATGCGGACTACATTGCGCCCCTATTTGACAAGTTCACCCCTTTGCCAGAGGGTGAGCTGAAGGAAGAGATTGAAAGCATGTCGAAGTCTATCAGTTTCCCTCTCACTAAGGTCTATGTTGTAGAAG GTTCCAAGCGTTCCTCTCACAGTAACGCTTACTTCTATGGGTTCTTCAAGAACAAGCGCATAGTGTTGTTCGACACCCTGCTGGAGGACTACTCTCCCCTCAACAAGGACGGAGAGCCAGAGACTGACACACCAACCGAGGACAAATCCAAGCTCAAG AACAAGAAGCAAGGCTGCAACAATCCAGAGGTCTTGGCGGTGTTGGGCCACGAGCTGGGCCATTGGAAGTTGGGCCACACTGTGAAAAACATAGTTATCAGTCAG ATGAACTCCTTCCTGTGCTTCTTCCTCTTTGCTGTGCTAATTGGACGGAAGGAGCTGTTCGTGGCCTTTGGTTTCTATAACAGCCAGCCGACTTTGATTGGGTTGATGATCATATTCCAGTTCATCTTCTCCCCATACAATGAG GTCCTGTCATTCTGTCTGACTGTCCTTAGCCGCAGGTTTGAGTTCCAGGCGGACTCCTTTGCGCGGGGCATGGGTCGAGCCTCAGAGCTCTACTCTGCACTCATCAAGCTCAACAAAGACAACCTGGGCTTCCCTGTGGCTGACTGGCTCTTTTCCATGTGGCACTACTCCCACCCTCCCCTCCTGGAGCGCCTACGGGCCCTGGGAAGCACCAAGCAGGACTGA
- the dynlt1a gene encoding Dynein light chain Tctex-type 1: MDEFQLSEETAFVVDDITTIIKDTVETTIGSSAYQQNRINQWTSSVVETSLNQLSKLGKPFKYIVTCIILQKNGAGLHTASSCFWDNTMDRSCMVRWENKTTYCIVCVFGLAV, encoded by the exons ATGGACGAATTTCAATTATCTGAAGAG ACTGCATTTGTCGTTGATGATATAACTACAATCATAAAAGAT ACTGTGGAGACAACTATTGGAAGCAGTGCCTATCAACAAAATCGAATTAACCAATGGACATCCAGTGTGGTGGAAACAAGTCTGAATCAACTGTCCAAACTAGGAAAACCCTTTAAATACATAG TGACTTGCATCATACTGCAGAAAAATGGAGCAGGCCTGCACACTGCCAGCTCTTGCTTCTGGGACAACACTATGGACA GAAGCTGTATGGTGAGATGGGAGAACAAAACCACATACTGTATAGTCTGTGTCTTTGGGTTGGCTGTCTGA
- the rlf gene encoding zinc finger protein Rlf, with product MADSDVEPEPDWSNRPSNTAEDTLVAMECLLTTLRALEATLRQQDISEISSTEYCDNFCQALMDYAGSRNSVEHGLPLLEVYCLAINCFAAARPHLTADSDTVALVLKRLALSCFELLLSVPENEIPYEAWVQFHRSVQVAHDALLEYGSIDLQALLQITGEGGAWSNPVLSALLTGHPTTAEEVDAYISLEGEGFMEMRVKHLEKVGEVAKAVVLAKACAECHLVSNQTTFRQTYVSLLCQLLPGEEAIMEISRLDCKDVLDITCNLETEGEDNTAFILCTTFLTQQLQQQSLYCSWELTLLWSKLQRRIDPSLESLLERCLQLGAIAKTVYHLLFLVRVIRTEAEELGLASSVELCVKALQLPKQEDTETRISVCKTVSCLLPDDLEVLRACQLTEFLLGLSHVAFSTLQELYLRPDQKYDQENAIIPNSLRCELLLALKAHWPFDPEFWDWKTLKHQCIMLLGLEPEPEEEEEKGRGQEEVSLEQDVKEEVETGFVDMPKEYVNGTSGSIDGHEKDEENDRDSKPPSKPDAEGTSEQGSLQKKYKFFCKICKKSVTETRILLHSKRHEENGVSTCPVCLKKFKSRKDFIPHTKLHLQMPSRSTRQKKKDKKRVDLDKEMEEDDLDDLEPGEIALDPSLMLYYQSTHDPDVLEHILEQASSAPRKPGHEDNITIEYINVHFELQNRDIYTCPATHCTKTFKHSKYLGVHLKSEDHVSDENVKHYCEMRDRREKCTYCRRHFMSAYHHRRHRRVHYGDLPYMCMVTDCGARFSTSNELVTHKQSHGFQLSYQCELKGCSLSFCDLGQVYHHEAQHFRDAAYSCTSLDCKKFYFSKKEFGRHLATHGITFSEEDFEAQRKAKRKHLDSITEEITSPKKSCDIKTVLEEVVNGENNATFSTCSASSSQICKEPKGTMASVAVCFDGKKFTCGFERCGLTFSKARDVHQHLRCVHPEHFKSENKERKNLIKEKDLKSKGLKIKTEKNNDDKNKHELAACLLMKGSSQENASIKNTAISPSSLDNDPLREILIGLSQLSLTLSSSTNGFCEPFHPISGSTSKISCQQGLGTRSPVVFLQKRAQPAVGKRVKLTSNTESSVAHSLPSEQHLDADQVSPFVLQASTKPYFCELNDCNFRSVTSTTLMRHYMNKHNFSEKKAKGMKILKSLTFKPFKCHLCSKCHREKTDLRVHYLQTHRLSEAVVEQMSCWSKKRVEGKPPEPTKPTVSITQPPEPTKPTVSIKQPPEPTKPIVSFTQPPEHTKQTSSFTQKSQTPTWQHPSWQQKYQKKKIMRQNIVQFAKSGDKRKKCSHAPSSVQDHFEEEESEDGGMRRGKGGIYMCKLKDCGVIFSHTSSLYRHQKKFHSQVMGHPSVLSEDPALQKFRCSYANCNASYLLNSSLVRHTESEHPNQATSSLKRHRKSDHPNQATSSLKRHRKSDHPYQATLCCKYDGCTQVFTQSSSLKKHVLSSHLNYYDSLVLRLQNTHKDTSATGCQKKLIITSTPQKDATKLPLRQSLRHCPKSPEDVKAEETSEEQEQDEDDGENVSTEKKSRRFEDMVFRSHEEALQMCQDRSQRKAYPCMVQGCDSVVKFIRSMRRHYLTCHKLTNHVFELNEDKLVFSAEQLDELIQRNTVLSACPDMTRAPNGVLKMEYQAEPDNPGGPSVPMSLHSIEADTLDEHDPLGFKEEPPAERNVLVGADDLLYGEPSGHTEEPVTQNSQEERPRRKSSNPPALDLSPPSSLRFSVDEGFMDSSGKDGGKPTISVPLPSPQARQPLKRKNELSELLPIPKDPQPHSPPPRTFDLAAYKPMGFESSFLKFIQESTKDDMRPRASHCNSHRPEPPVVSARRRDSYRRNCSVKENSQMGLTTTRSRRARSSPLQPLPRTGEYTSVQNLRLILDKALTGCGDLAIKQLQYLRPVVVLERPRFSTSLLDLFPTKTNDKLLLDSS from the exons ATGGCGGATAGTGATGTTGAACCAGAGCCCGACTGGAGTAATCGGCCTTCCAACACTGCCGAGGACACTCTCGTCGCCATGGAATGCTTGCTCACCACCTTGAGAGCGCTTGAAGCAACGCTCAGGCAACAAGACATTTCGGAAATATCATCCACCGAATATTGCGACAACTTCTGCCAG GCACTGATGGACTACGCTGGGAGCAGGAATTCTGTGGAACATGGTCTTCCTCTCCTGGAGGTCTACTGCCTGGCCATCAACTGCTTTGCTGCTGCAAGGCCACATCTCACTGCAGACTCTGACACTGTTGCCCTGGTGTTGAAGAGACTAGCACT GAGCTGTTTTGAACTGTTGCTATCTGTGCCTGAAAACGAAATCCCTTATGAGGCCTGGGTTCAATTTCACCGCTCTGTTCAG GTGGCCCATGATGCCTTGTTGGAGTATGGGAGCATAGATCTACAAGCCCTCCTCCAAATCACAGGGGAGGGTGGAGCGTGGAGTAACCCTGTCCTAAGCGCCCTTCTCACCGGTCATCCTACAACCGCAGAGGAAG TTGACGCGTACATCTCCTTGGAGGGGGAGGGCTTCATGGAGATGCGAGTTAAACACCTGGAGAAAGTGGGGGAGGTGGCGAAGGCTGTGGTACTGGCTAAGGCCTGTGCTGAATGCCATCTTGTCTCCAACCAAACCACCTTCCGCCAGAcctatgtctctctcctctgccaaCTGCTGCCGGGCGAGGAGGCCATCATGGAG ATATCCAGACTGGACTGTAAGGATGTGCTGGATATTACATGCAATTTGGAGACCGAGGGGGAGGATAACACGGCCTTCATCCTGTGTACTACCTTCCTAACTCAACAGTTGCAGCAGCAGAGCCTGTACTGCTCCTG GGAGCTCACACTGTTGTGGAGTAAGCTGCAGAGAAGGATCGACCCATCTTTGGAATCACTGCTGGAGCGTTGCCTGCAGCTAGGTGCAATTGCTAAGACTGTCTACCATCTGCTCTTCCTTGTGCGTGTCATCCGGACAGAG GCAGAGGAGCTGGGTCTGGCTTCATCTGTGGAGTTATGTGTTAAAGCACTACAGCTCCCAAAGCAAGAGGACACAGAAACGAGGATATCTGTGTGCAAGACTGTATCCTGCCTCCTACCAGACGATCTTGAGGTGTTGCGGGCCTGCCAGCTGACAGAGTTTCTCTTAGGCCTCTCTCATGTGGCCTTCAGCACCCTTCAAGAGCTCTATCTGCGGCCCGATCAGAAGTATGACCAGGAAAATGCCATTATCCCCAACTCGCTGCGGTGTGAACTGCTCCTGGCACTTAAAGCCCACTGGCCTTTCGACCCTGAATTCTGGGACTGGAAGACACTAAAGCATCAGTGCATCATGCTGCTGGGGCTTGAACCTGAgccggaggaggaagaggagaaagggagggggcagGAGGAGGTTAGTCTTGAGCAGGATgtaaaggaggaggtggagacggGATTTGTTGATATGCCAAAAGAATATGTAAATGGGACAAGTGGAAGCATTGATGGTCATGAGAAAGATGAAGAAAATGACCGGGACAGTAAACCACCTTCAAAGCCAGATGCTGAGGGTACCTCAGAGCAGGGTTCACTGCAGAAAAAATACAAGTTCTTCTGCAAGATTTGTAAGAAATCTGTTACTGAGACCCGAATCCTTCTTCACTCTAAGAGGCATGAAGAAAACGGTGTTTCCACCTGCCCTGTCTGCCTGAAGAAGTTTAAGAGCAGAAAGGATTTTATCCCACACACCAAACTACACCTTCAAATGCCATCCAGAAGCACTcgacagaagaaaaaggacaaAAAGAGGGTTGATTTGGATAAGGAAATGGAGGAGGACGACTTGGATGACTTGGAGCCTGGTGAGATTGCCCTTGACCCATCCTTAATGCTGTACTACCAGTCCACACATGATCCTGATGTTCTGGAGCACATTTTAGAGCAAGCTTCATCTGCACCCAGGAAGCCTGGTCATGAGGATAACATCACAATTGAATACATTAACGTTCATTTTGAATTGCAGAATCGTGACATATACACATGCCCTGCTACTCACTGTACAAAGACTTTTAAGCATTCCAAGTACCTGGGTGTGCACCTTAAATCAGAAGACCATGTTAGCGACGAGAATGTGAAACATTATTGTGAAATGAGAGACCGTAGGGAAAAGTGCACTTACTGTCGGCGCCACTTCATGTCTGCCTATCACCACCGCAGGCATCGGCGTGTGCACTACGGTGACCTGCCTTACATGTGTATGGTCACAGATTGTGGTGCTCGTTTCAGCACCTCCAATGAGCTTGTCACACATAAGCAGAGCCATGGCTTTCAACTTAGCTACCAGTGTGAGCTCAAAGGTTGTAGTCTTTCTTTCTGTGACTTGGGGCAGGTATACCATCATGAAGCACAGCACTTTCGTGATGCAGCATACAGCTGCACTAGCCTTGATTGCAAGAAGTTCTACTTTTCTAAAAAGGAATTTGGCCGGCATTTAGCCACACATGGCATTACCTTCTCTGAGGAAGACTTTgaggcacagaggaaggccaaAAGAAAACATCTTGACTCCATAACAGAGGAGATAACCAGCCCCAAAAAGTCGTGTGACATAAAGACTGTACTGGAGGAGGTAGTCAACGGGGAAAACAATGCTACTTTCTCTACATGCAGTGCCTCCTCCTCACAGATTTGCAAGGAGCCCAAGGGAACAATGGCATCTGTTGCTGTGTGCTTTGATGGAAAAAAGTTCACTTGTGGTTTCGAGAGGTGTGGATTGACCTTCTCCAAAGCTAGAGATGTCCACCAGCACCTAAGGTGTGTtcatccagaacatttcaagtcTGAGAATAAGGAACGCAAAAATCTTATCAAAGAGAAGGACTTGAAATCGAAAGGTCTAAAGATAAAAACAGAGAAGAACAACGATGACAAGAACAAACATGAACTTGCAGCTTGTCTGCTAATGAAGGGGTCAAGCCAGGAAAATGCTTCTATTAAGAACACAGCAATATCTCCCTCAAGCCTGGACAATGACCCTTTGAGAGAGATTTTGATTGGGCTTAGCCAGCTTAGTCTGACTCTCTCCAGCTCTACAAATGGATTTTGTGAGCCCTTCCATCCAATCTCAGGATCCACATCAAAGATATCCTGCCAGCAGGGTCTTGGTACCAGGTCCCCAGTTGTGTTTTTGCAAAAGCGAGCGCAACCCGCTGTTGGCAAGAGGGTGAAACTGACATCAAACACTGAATCATCAGTAGCCCACAGTCTACCCTCAGAGCAACACTTAGATGCAGACCAGGTCAGCCCCTTTGTTTTGCAAGCCTCTACTAAACCATACTTCTGTGAGCTTAATGATTGCAACTTTAGAAGTGTGACCAGCACAACCCTAATGCGCCACTACATGAACAAGCATAATTTCTCAGAGAAGAAGGCGAAAGGAATGAAGATCCTCAAATCACTGACATTTAAGCCATTTAAGTGTCACCTCTGCTCCAAATGCCATAGAGAGAAGACGGACTTGAGGGTTCATTATCTTCAGACGCATAGACTTAGCGAGGCAGTTGTGGAGCAAATGAGCTGTTGGTCTAAAAAGCGGGTTGAGGGTAAACCCCCAGAACCCACCAAGCCAACAGTCTCCATAACACAACCCCCAGAACCCACCAAGCCAACAGTCTCCATAAAACAACCCCCAGAACCCACCAAGCCAATAGTCTCCTTTACACAGCCCCCAGAACACACCAAGCAAACATCCTCCTTTACACAAAAATCTCAGACCCCCACCTGGCAACACCCCTCCTGGCAGCAGAAGTaccaaaaaaagaaaataatgcGACAAAATATTGTACAATTTGCTAAATCTGGAGACAAGCGTAAGAAATGCAGTCATGCTCCATCTTCTGTGCAGGATCACTTCGAAGAGGAGGAAAGTGAAGATGGAGGTATGCGAAGAGGCAAGGGCGGCATTTATATGTGCAAGCTCAAGGACTGTGGGGTTATTTTCTCCCACACCTCCAGTCTTTATCGCCACCAGAAGAAGTTTCATTCGCAGGTGATGGGACATCCTTCCGTGCTTTCAGAAGACCCAGCTTTACAGAAGTTTAGGTGCAGCTATGCCAACTGTAATGCTTCTTACCTCCTGAACAGTAGCTTGGTGCGACACACAGAGAGTGAGCATCCTAACCAGGCGACCAGTAGCTTAAAGCGTCACAGAAAAAGTGATCATCCTAACCAGGCGACCAGTAGCTTAAAGCGTCACAGAAAAAGTGATCATCCTTACCAGGCGACCTTGTGCTGCAAGTATGACGGCTGTACACAAGTGTTCACCCAAAGCAGTAGTCTGAAAAAACATGTACTCTCTAGCCACCTCAATTATTATGATTCACTCGTATTACGTCTCCAGAATACTCACAAGGACACGTCAGCCACTGGATGCCAAAAGAAGCTGATCATCACATCTACGCCACAGAAAGATGCAACCAAGCTACCCCTCAGGCAATCTCTAAGACACTGCCCAAAGTCTCCTGAAGATGTTAAGGCTGAAGAAACTAGTGAAGAGCAAGAGCAAGATGAAGATGACGGCGAAAATGTGTCAACTGAAAAGAAATCCAGAAGGTTTGAAGATATGGTATTCCGTTCCCATGAGGAGGCCTTGCAGATGTGCCAAGATCGTTCTCAACGTAAAGCCTACCCGTGCATGGTGCAAGGTTGTGATTCTGTAGTGAAATTTATACGTAGTATGCGCCGTCATTATTTGACTTGCCACAAATTAACCAATCATGTTTTTGAATTGAATGAGGATAAGCTTGTGTTTAGTGCAGAGCAACTGGATGAGCTGATTCAGAGGAATACTGTATTATCTGCATGCCCTGATATGACGAGGGCACCTAACGGAGTTCTGAAGATGGAGTATCAAGCAGAGCCAGATAACCCTGGTGGTCCATCTGTCCCTATGAGTCTGCACTCCATCGAAGCAGACACACTTGATGAGCATGACCCACTGGGGTTCAAAGAGGAGCCACCTGCTGAGAGGAATGTTTTGGTGGGTGCCGATGACTTGCTTTATGGAGAACCTAGTGGGCACACTGAAGAGCCTGTTACTCAAAACAGCCAAGAGGAGAGGCCAAGGCGAAAATCCTCAAACCCGCCCGCTCTTGATCTCTCTCCACCATCCTCCCTCCGATTCAGTGTTGATGAGGGCTTCATGGACAGTTCAGGCAAAGATGGTGGCAAACCAACAATTTCTGTGCCATTGCCCTCCCCTCAAGCCCGCCAGCCACTTAAACGTAAGAATGAGCTCTCTGAGCTCCTTCCCATTCCAAAGGACCCCCAGCCTCACAGCCCTCCCCCTCGCACATTTGACCTGGCTGCTTATAAACCAATGGGATTCGAGTCATCTTTCCTGAAGTTCATACAGGAGAGCACTAAGGATGATATGAGGCCCCGGGCTTCTCACTGCAACAGCCACAGGCCTGAACCACCTGTGGTGTCTGCTCGGCGGCGGGATTCCTACAGACGTAACTGTTCTGTAAAGGAGAACAGCCAGATGGGCCTCACTACTACCCGTAGCAGGCGGGCTCGATCTTCCCCACTTCAGCCTCTTCCCAGGACAGGGGAATACACATCAGTCCAGAACTTGCGCCTCATCTTGGACAAGGCTCTGACGGGTTGTGGTGACCTAGCCATTAAGCAGCTGCAGTACCTCAGGCCCGTGGTAGTTCTTGAGAGGCCAAGGTTTTCCACCTCCTTGCTTGACCTCTTCCCCACAAAAACTAATGATAAGCTACTTCTCGACAGTTCGTAG